Proteins co-encoded in one Natrarchaeobius halalkaliphilus genomic window:
- a CDS encoding CocE/NonD family hydrolase gives MVSHPAYAVTAELDVSVETRDGIELATDVYRPADPETGEPIDEPRPALLDRTPYGKRGRMERHGQWYAKRGYVVAIQDCRGRFDSGGEYYIFVDEPEDGYDTVEWLAGQEYCDGQVGTFGTSYGAWVQTALATQDPPHLEAMFVNQGAANGREATFRHNGAFELRWLCWALTLGGGFAQRALEDTDVQQRLANVDVRAVLENGPVLPGQSPLRHIPDYEEWAFDIMTRGGANDELWQEPGVNFAAYYDEMADVPTVYSGAWYDSYTKATCDNFEALAERKESDHYLLMGPWTHGWNTYPLPSWNKSYSGELEFGEQALRDYQETRLRFFDHYLRGEDTWNDQPPVQYFQMGTGDGSRTRDGRLFHGGEWRSSEEWPLAETERRTYYVHEDGRLSTDEPTVEGSSTTYRFDPRDPVPTIGGNCSSYITYEQRDEPILEYPLSERKMEDITGRGGFDQRTRPDTLGADEPYGPLEERTDVLVYRTQPLEEDLAIAGPIRVRVYGSTDATDTDFTAKLIDEHPPSEEFPNGAAINISDSICRGRFRGYRDEPDFLEPGAIYEFEMEPYPTANVFRAGHRVRLDISSSNYPRYDVNHNTGGPLYGDRESQVATNTVHHDAEYATHVELPVQPR, from the coding sequence ATGGTCTCACACCCGGCGTACGCAGTCACGGCTGAGCTAGACGTATCGGTCGAAACCCGCGACGGTATCGAACTCGCGACGGACGTGTACCGTCCGGCCGATCCGGAAACCGGGGAACCGATCGACGAACCCAGACCTGCGCTACTCGACCGGACGCCGTACGGTAAACGCGGACGAATGGAACGTCACGGGCAGTGGTACGCAAAACGAGGGTACGTCGTCGCGATCCAGGATTGTCGCGGACGGTTCGACAGCGGCGGCGAGTACTACATTTTCGTCGACGAACCCGAGGACGGCTACGACACGGTCGAGTGGCTCGCCGGTCAGGAGTACTGTGACGGACAGGTCGGAACGTTCGGCACCTCCTACGGCGCGTGGGTTCAGACCGCACTCGCGACGCAGGATCCGCCACACCTCGAGGCGATGTTCGTCAACCAGGGGGCGGCGAACGGACGGGAGGCGACGTTCCGACACAACGGGGCCTTCGAACTCCGCTGGCTGTGCTGGGCGCTCACCCTGGGTGGCGGCTTCGCACAGCGTGCGCTTGAAGATACCGACGTCCAGCAGCGACTCGCCAACGTCGACGTTCGGGCCGTACTCGAGAACGGCCCCGTTCTGCCGGGACAGTCGCCGCTTCGGCACATCCCCGACTACGAGGAGTGGGCGTTCGATATCATGACCCGGGGTGGGGCGAACGACGAACTCTGGCAGGAACCCGGTGTCAACTTCGCGGCCTACTACGACGAGATGGCGGACGTTCCGACGGTCTACTCGGGCGCATGGTACGATTCGTACACGAAGGCGACCTGCGACAACTTCGAGGCGCTTGCCGAGCGTAAAGAGAGCGATCACTACCTGCTGATGGGACCCTGGACCCACGGCTGGAACACCTACCCGCTGCCCTCCTGGAACAAGTCCTACTCCGGCGAACTCGAGTTCGGAGAGCAGGCCCTTCGCGATTATCAGGAGACACGGCTCCGATTCTTCGATCACTATCTCAGGGGGGAGGATACCTGGAACGACCAGCCGCCGGTTCAGTACTTCCAGATGGGGACCGGCGACGGCTCGCGGACTCGGGACGGGCGACTCTTTCACGGCGGGGAGTGGCGCTCGAGCGAGGAGTGGCCGCTGGCGGAAACCGAGCGTCGGACCTATTACGTCCACGAGGACGGCCGTCTCTCGACGGACGAACCGACCGTCGAGGGGTCGTCGACGACCTACCGGTTCGATCCCCGGGATCCCGTTCCGACGATCGGCGGCAACTGCTCGTCGTACATCACCTACGAACAGCGCGACGAGCCGATCCTCGAGTATCCCCTGAGCGAGCGCAAAATGGAGGACATCACCGGCCGAGGCGGCTTCGATCAGCGAACCCGTCCCGATACGCTGGGTGCCGATGAACCCTACGGGCCGCTCGAGGAACGAACCGACGTGCTCGTCTACCGAACGCAGCCGCTCGAGGAAGATCTAGCAATCGCGGGTCCGATCCGGGTTCGAGTGTACGGCTCGACCGACGCGACGGATACAGACTTCACCGCGAAACTGATCGACGAGCACCCGCCCAGCGAGGAGTTTCCGAACGGCGCTGCGATCAACATCTCCGATTCGATCTGTCGGGGGAGGTTCCGTGGCTATCGCGACGAGCCCGACTTTCTCGAGCCGGGGGCGATCTACGAGTTCGAGATGGAGCCGTATCCGACGGCGAACGTGTTCAGGGCGGGTCACCGCGTCCGTCTCGACATCTCTTCGTCGAACTACCCGCGGTACGACGTCAACCACAACACCGGCGGTCCGCTCTACGGCGACCGCGAGTCCCAGGTCGCGACCAACACCGTCCATCACGACGCCGAGTACGCGACGCACGTCGAACTGCCCGTCCAACCGCGGTGA
- a CDS encoding universal stress protein yields the protein MPTRILVPVDGSKRSDDALEYAIETFPDAAITVLHVVEAGQGDLGTFSGMTGDVPDDEPELQHSTAVLESARERGEKLGASIETERGRGRPDRLIVKRAEEGDYDMVVIGSHGRDGVARVLLGSVAEKIARRSPVPVLIVR from the coding sequence ATGCCAACGCGCATTCTGGTTCCAGTTGACGGCTCCAAGCGATCCGACGACGCACTCGAGTACGCGATCGAAACGTTTCCCGACGCCGCGATCACCGTCTTACACGTCGTCGAGGCGGGACAGGGCGATCTCGGGACGTTCTCCGGCATGACCGGCGACGTTCCCGACGACGAACCCGAACTCCAGCATTCGACGGCGGTACTCGAGTCCGCTCGCGAGCGGGGTGAGAAACTCGGGGCGTCCATCGAAACCGAACGCGGTCGAGGACGGCCGGACCGACTGATCGTCAAGCGGGCTGAGGAGGGTGATTACGACATGGTCGTCATCGGCAGCCACGGTCGAGACGGCGTCGCTCGCGTTCTACTCGGGAGCGTCGCGGAGAAGATCGCTCGTCGGTCGCCGGTCCCGGTCCTCATCGTTCGATAG
- a CDS encoding outer membrane protein assembly factor BamB family protein, whose product MVEGQRKTRRKWLSLCGGTVTGATILSGCADEDEQDRKPTDHDDGTDTGDPRSAGDWPMFGADLQNTGYQPDADGPTDDVTVRWTLEGGEQFNASPVVADGTVYAGCWDETLYAVDAATGEIEWEQENLGLISSSPTVVNETVYLSTSSNDIYAFAVNNGEIRWKEEFDRTTKNPIPVDRTVYALDPGRLVSTVGSSGETTVVLDDLGGAPEAPAIDDDVLYIGGNDSARFYDLESFELTWEFKNPNSERMSDRPPAIAENVAYISGSDSKVYAIDVKNKEQKWTYELNERTPSGPSVADGVVYFGSWNNYLYAIDAETSEKEWKYDCGTILAEKPTVTAETVYMTGGDTVYAVDISTGEEEWSFTTENNETITGSPVVTDDALYIPSRNNHLYALEEL is encoded by the coding sequence ATGGTAGAAGGCCAGCGGAAAACTCGACGAAAGTGGCTCAGCCTGTGCGGTGGAACAGTAACTGGAGCAACAATACTTTCCGGCTGTGCGGACGAAGACGAGCAAGACAGGAAGCCCACAGATCACGACGACGGGACGGATACCGGCGATCCACGCTCCGCCGGAGACTGGCCCATGTTTGGCGCTGACCTCCAGAACACCGGCTATCAACCCGACGCAGATGGCCCAACTGACGACGTCACTGTTCGATGGACGCTCGAGGGTGGGGAACAGTTCAACGCCAGCCCTGTTGTCGCGGACGGTACAGTCTACGCCGGTTGCTGGGATGAAACGCTGTATGCGGTCGATGCTGCAACAGGCGAAATAGAATGGGAACAAGAAAACCTCGGTCTCATTTCTTCTTCACCAACAGTCGTTAATGAGACAGTATATCTTTCCACCTCATCAAATGATATATATGCGTTTGCGGTAAATAATGGAGAAATACGATGGAAAGAGGAGTTCGATAGAACGACGAAAAATCCAATTCCAGTTGATAGGACAGTGTATGCACTTGACCCAGGGAGATTAGTGAGCACTGTGGGAAGTTCTGGGGAGACAACAGTTGTTCTCGATGATCTCGGCGGTGCACCAGAAGCGCCTGCAATCGATGATGATGTGTTATATATAGGAGGAAACGATTCGGCCAGATTCTATGATCTTGAGTCATTCGAATTAACATGGGAATTTAAAAACCCAAATAGTGAACGAATGTCCGATCGACCACCCGCGATTGCTGAGAATGTTGCCTATATTTCCGGATCAGATTCTAAGGTGTACGCTATTGATGTCAAGAACAAAGAACAAAAATGGACATACGAACTAAATGAGCGAACACCATCTGGCCCCTCCGTGGCTGATGGTGTAGTTTACTTCGGAAGTTGGAATAATTACTTATATGCTATTGATGCTGAGACGAGTGAAAAGGAATGGAAATATGATTGTGGTACAATCTTGGCTGAGAAACCAACAGTAACTGCGGAAACGGTCTACATGACTGGTGGTGATACAGTATATGCTGTTGATATCAGTACTGGAGAAGAAGAGTGGTCCTTCACCACTGAAAACAATGAAACAATTACCGGAAGTCCTGTTGTCACTGATGATGCTCTCTACATACCTTCACGCAACAATCACCTGTACGCATTAGAAGAATTATGA
- a CDS encoding cyclase family protein produces MLDGYEMYDLTQPWSQDTPAWPTYDNPKVWYEKSLDTEKVNGQKIEFMNHTGTHLDGEKHFVAHGRDIEQVGLDELVGDAVVADISEKVGDYDVYTSEMIEEVCDVREGDILFIHTGYQEYAWHEENADPHRFFCKHPGPNAEFAEWCLEMDINYLILDCGSADHPMNTVIRDIRPELAAEARDHFGVDDLDEIFPPEGYQLMHTELFPEGIIHVENGQVPEELLNERVQIGTFPWRFRGGESSVCRCVAFA; encoded by the coding sequence ATGCTCGACGGCTACGAGATGTACGACCTGACGCAGCCGTGGTCACAGGATACACCAGCATGGCCCACCTACGACAATCCCAAGGTGTGGTACGAAAAGAGCCTCGATACGGAGAAAGTCAACGGGCAGAAGATCGAGTTCATGAACCACACCGGAACTCACCTCGACGGCGAAAAGCACTTCGTCGCACACGGGCGGGACATCGAACAGGTGGGTCTGGACGAACTCGTCGGTGACGCCGTCGTCGCGGATATCTCCGAGAAGGTAGGTGATTACGACGTCTACACGAGCGAGATGATCGAGGAGGTCTGTGACGTTCGCGAGGGGGATATCCTCTTTATCCACACGGGATATCAGGAGTACGCCTGGCACGAAGAGAACGCGGATCCCCACCGGTTTTTCTGCAAACATCCGGGGCCGAACGCGGAGTTCGCTGAGTGGTGTCTGGAGATGGACATCAACTACCTGATCCTCGACTGTGGGAGCGCAGACCACCCGATGAACACGGTCATCCGCGACATCCGTCCGGAACTCGCAGCGGAGGCCAGAGACCACTTCGGCGTCGACGATCTGGACGAGATCTTCCCGCCGGAAGGCTATCAGCTGATGCACACCGAACTCTTCCCGGAGGGAATCATCCACGTCGAAAACGGCCAGGTTCCCGAAGAACTGCTCAACGAGCGCGTCCAGATCGGGACCTTCCCGTGGCGGTTCCGCGGCGGTGAATCCAGCGTCTGTCGGTGCGTCGCGTTCGCGTAG
- a CDS encoding CaiB/BaiF CoA transferase family protein: MSHDGRILEGVNVVDLTTFVTGGFCSLMLANQGADVVKVERPGMGDDNRHSGPPFIDGESPYFWTVNYGKKSVELDLKSETGRKALYDLAGEADVFLQNYRPGTAARLEVDEETIRSYNDDIVYCAISAFGQTGPWRERPGYDLMIQGMSGIMSITGEDDGRPVKVGLPTTDLITGMWAAFGISNALYRRELTGEGEYIDLGMLDAALPWLTKQAGKVFAGESPSRMGTKDPVLAPYQTFETADGYLNVACLNQKLWRGLCEAIDRPELADDDRFETNGDRVEHMDELEAELESTFRDRTTDEWMTTLVDEAGIPAGPVADVEDALYNEQTEARDAVTTIEDPDRGTIPVIEHPLNYDRAESGFESPPPRLGEHTRSVFEALGYDEDELEALEAMSE, translated from the coding sequence ATGAGTCACGACGGCCGAATTCTCGAGGGAGTAAACGTGGTCGATCTGACGACGTTCGTCACCGGCGGTTTCTGTTCGTTGATGCTCGCAAACCAGGGTGCCGACGTCGTCAAAGTCGAACGGCCCGGTATGGGTGACGACAACCGTCACTCGGGACCCCCGTTTATCGACGGCGAATCGCCGTACTTCTGGACGGTCAACTACGGCAAGAAAAGCGTCGAACTCGATCTAAAAAGCGAAACCGGCCGCAAAGCGCTGTACGACCTCGCGGGCGAAGCCGACGTCTTCTTGCAGAACTACCGTCCCGGTACCGCAGCGCGTCTCGAAGTCGACGAGGAGACGATCCGGTCGTACAACGACGATATCGTCTACTGTGCGATTTCTGCGTTCGGCCAGACCGGTCCCTGGCGCGAGCGGCCGGGCTACGACCTCATGATCCAGGGAATGAGCGGAATCATGAGCATCACCGGCGAGGACGACGGCCGCCCCGTGAAGGTCGGACTCCCGACGACCGACCTCATTACCGGAATGTGGGCCGCATTCGGCATCTCGAACGCGCTGTACCGACGCGAACTGACCGGCGAAGGCGAGTACATCGATCTCGGTATGCTCGACGCCGCGCTCCCGTGGCTGACGAAACAGGCGGGCAAAGTCTTCGCCGGCGAATCCCCCTCGAGAATGGGGACGAAAGATCCCGTTCTGGCACCGTATCAGACGTTCGAAACCGCTGACGGGTACCTCAACGTCGCCTGTCTCAACCAGAAGCTCTGGCGCGGCCTCTGTGAGGCGATCGATCGACCCGAACTCGCGGACGACGACCGTTTCGAGACCAACGGCGACCGCGTCGAACACATGGACGAACTCGAGGCCGAACTCGAGTCGACGTTCCGCGACCGGACCACCGACGAATGGATGACCACGCTCGTCGACGAGGCCGGGATTCCGGCGGGTCCGGTCGCTGATGTCGAAGACGCGCTGTACAACGAACAGACCGAGGCTCGAGACGCGGTGACGACGATCGAGGACCCCGACCGGGGAACGATTCCGGTTATCGAACATCCGCTGAACTACGACCGAGCAGAGAGCGGCTTCGAGTCACCGCCGCCGAGACTCGGTGAACACACCCGGAGCGTCTTCGAAGCGCTCGGGTACGACGAGGACGAACTCGAGGCGCTCGAAGCGATGTCGGAGTGA
- a CDS encoding DUF7286 family protein, which translates to MTNRTEPRPSTVSVSLDDRARIPFAIIGVLLLVTSVTFVALLDSRVPPEPTVDTSLAMDRTAATTQTIVQGAVADATESATQEPLMVPDGRHPWGAAIADVDDRRDSGWIDELPNEYDDESYDVDPDRAFERYVKLRIYAAVETDLDQLDGEFRGRTTTNVTVAPLEETTASATDAIDRVELRPGIDPENDLEPGQLEVTIQNVRMSIERDGREVVHRIDDVTVTVGTNVFVLHQATREYEQQLNMDVVEGGLDDPTSLEGFGQHYAARIYPLGWARGTAQWGGAPVSEVIANRHSEVLANDAVFTLQESVFGASDPHSDTVMRNAWGCLAAQDAEELYEGQTGDEPPVADAEAFCSGLEYLYGDQNANLDEPVDTMDVMEAAGTAAGAEAGMGAERTISVDEFANLAYAQTLAELDIHDAIDDVHSVDTEASLERVVDRTRYPRSGRPSGLTDSSNWTRTANDLDTTTTVDVSVDDGDPDTADRETTYHTATVTVSKEHERDLRWSYRGPENVSSPVTRTRRSASEYETEIQVTAWHPDRDAIDYRGIDGGYDDSTADEWPHSLPDGFFDADGDGWGDQLAENVTLENYAAFPDESARHLLGIDPGGDIEAQLEDQITAPGEIESEGDLRDQLVVADGDRTTLEASAPNELIATAIALDLYYVRTQLQADADEITFDDGELLTGDPFGELNDEVDDQLVYHRVPDRYPTAADKARIEARQTYVENVKAQIETTSDATQFVQNELRERIDLELDLTETADDVLEGLTDFSREVAGGGVDYQHAEIDSPYSDELELTPVGSPTYLSLEAVDAEQVPATADGNHTPMVARNNNWFAIPYNEVDAGLFGEILNWVTDADDEVLTLRMAGELLEAARLADLLLEEEDEKIVDDDQVYEDLEDAVRQSIDGIDDKTVENLNDLEYDLELDDDRVATLVNEGIDGIGDGTPGQQAAMLGSGDGVEYVERHVREEIDPDNHGEHSYASDEVFKQHAGASVNYALTEAVNQTVVDGFDPNYVNYLNESVRGELEDRAEEVVSHRLNETIDETDLEHDWLRNNESGILNEDGEFNLSPNRIPAGLPIVPLPGGWVATTNVWDVEVKGEYARFELASNAGDPSTIQGENYVRENGDVFLEGNHLGSTRPISFESRTIVIVVVPPKGLGVGDRTGDWAEESEGWPEAGPDI; encoded by the coding sequence ATGACGAACCGAACCGAACCACGACCGTCGACGGTATCGGTTTCGCTCGACGACCGAGCGCGTATCCCCTTCGCCATCATCGGCGTTCTCTTGCTCGTGACGAGCGTTACGTTCGTCGCCCTTCTCGACTCGAGGGTTCCGCCGGAACCGACGGTCGATACGTCGCTCGCGATGGACCGAACCGCCGCGACGACGCAAACGATCGTCCAAGGCGCGGTCGCTGACGCCACCGAGAGCGCGACACAAGAACCGCTGATGGTACCCGATGGGAGACACCCGTGGGGGGCTGCAATCGCGGACGTCGACGATCGCCGCGACTCCGGCTGGATCGACGAACTACCGAACGAGTACGATGACGAGAGCTACGACGTCGACCCGGACCGCGCGTTCGAACGCTACGTGAAACTGCGGATCTACGCCGCGGTCGAAACCGACCTCGATCAGCTCGACGGCGAGTTCCGTGGCCGGACGACGACGAACGTCACCGTGGCCCCGCTCGAAGAGACCACCGCGTCGGCCACCGACGCGATCGATCGTGTCGAACTTCGTCCGGGAATCGACCCGGAAAACGACCTCGAACCGGGACAACTCGAAGTAACCATCCAGAACGTCCGGATGTCGATCGAACGGGACGGCCGCGAGGTCGTCCACCGGATCGACGACGTGACGGTCACGGTCGGAACGAACGTCTTCGTTCTTCATCAGGCGACTCGCGAGTACGAACAGCAGTTGAACATGGACGTCGTCGAGGGCGGATTGGACGATCCCACCAGTCTCGAGGGATTCGGCCAGCACTATGCGGCACGGATCTATCCGCTCGGTTGGGCGCGTGGAACCGCCCAGTGGGGCGGTGCCCCCGTCTCGGAAGTGATCGCGAACCGCCACTCCGAAGTACTCGCAAACGACGCCGTTTTCACGCTCCAGGAATCCGTCTTTGGCGCGAGTGACCCACACAGCGATACCGTGATGCGAAACGCGTGGGGGTGTCTCGCCGCACAGGACGCCGAAGAGCTCTACGAGGGACAGACTGGCGACGAACCACCGGTCGCAGACGCCGAAGCGTTCTGTTCGGGTCTCGAGTATCTTTATGGGGACCAGAACGCCAATCTGGACGAACCGGTCGACACGATGGACGTGATGGAAGCGGCCGGCACGGCCGCAGGCGCGGAGGCCGGAATGGGTGCCGAGCGGACGATATCCGTCGACGAGTTCGCCAACCTCGCCTACGCACAGACGCTCGCGGAGCTGGATATTCACGACGCGATCGACGACGTCCACAGCGTCGACACCGAAGCCTCCCTCGAGCGCGTCGTCGATCGAACGCGCTATCCGAGAAGCGGCCGTCCCTCCGGACTCACCGACTCGAGCAACTGGACGAGAACGGCAAACGATCTGGATACGACGACAACCGTCGACGTGTCGGTCGATGACGGTGATCCCGATACGGCCGACCGGGAGACGACCTACCACACGGCTACCGTTACGGTTTCTAAGGAACACGAACGAGATCTTCGATGGAGCTATCGCGGCCCGGAAAACGTCAGCTCCCCGGTGACGAGAACTCGCCGGTCCGCGTCGGAGTACGAAACCGAGATTCAGGTGACCGCATGGCACCCCGACAGAGACGCGATCGACTACAGGGGGATCGACGGAGGATACGACGACTCGACTGCCGACGAATGGCCACACAGCTTGCCCGATGGCTTTTTCGACGCTGACGGCGACGGCTGGGGCGATCAGTTAGCCGAGAACGTCACACTCGAGAATTACGCGGCGTTTCCGGACGAGAGCGCACGGCATCTCCTCGGGATCGATCCCGGCGGCGATATCGAAGCACAACTCGAGGACCAGATCACCGCCCCCGGGGAGATCGAGAGCGAAGGCGATCTCCGGGACCAACTCGTAGTCGCTGATGGCGACCGCACAACGCTCGAGGCGAGCGCTCCCAACGAACTGATCGCGACCGCTATCGCGCTCGATCTCTACTACGTCCGTACGCAACTACAGGCGGACGCAGACGAGATCACCTTCGATGACGGAGAACTCCTCACCGGCGATCCGTTCGGTGAGCTGAACGACGAGGTCGACGACCAGCTCGTCTATCACCGTGTACCCGATCGGTATCCGACCGCAGCCGACAAGGCCCGAATCGAGGCCCGCCAGACCTACGTCGAGAACGTCAAGGCCCAGATCGAGACGACCAGCGATGCGACCCAGTTCGTCCAGAACGAACTCCGAGAGCGCATCGACCTCGAACTCGATCTCACCGAAACCGCCGACGACGTCCTCGAGGGACTGACTGACTTCTCTCGCGAAGTCGCCGGCGGTGGCGTCGACTATCAGCACGCGGAGATCGACTCACCGTACAGCGACGAACTCGAGTTGACGCCGGTCGGCTCCCCGACGTACCTCTCGCTCGAGGCGGTCGACGCAGAACAGGTTCCTGCAACTGCTGATGGCAATCACACGCCGATGGTCGCGCGGAACAACAACTGGTTCGCGATTCCGTACAACGAGGTCGACGCCGGTCTTTTCGGGGAGATTCTCAACTGGGTGACCGACGCTGATGATGAGGTGCTGACGCTACGTATGGCCGGAGAACTTCTCGAGGCCGCGAGGTTAGCTGATCTGTTGCTCGAGGAGGAAGACGAAAAAATCGTTGATGACGATCAAGTCTATGAAGATCTCGAAGACGCTGTCCGACAATCGATCGACGGAATCGATGATAAGACCGTTGAGAACTTAAACGACCTTGAGTATGATCTTGAACTCGATGATGATCGAGTTGCAACACTCGTCAACGAAGGGATCGACGGTATCGGAGACGGAACGCCGGGCCAGCAGGCCGCGATGCTGGGGAGCGGGGATGGCGTCGAGTACGTCGAACGGCACGTACGCGAAGAGATCGATCCCGATAATCACGGCGAACACTCGTACGCGAGCGACGAGGTGTTCAAACAGCACGCCGGCGCGAGCGTCAACTATGCGCTAACTGAAGCTGTGAATCAGACCGTTGTTGATGGGTTTGACCCAAACTATGTAAATTATCTGAACGAGAGCGTTCGAGGCGAACTCGAGGACCGAGCAGAGGAGGTCGTCTCTCACCGACTGAACGAAACGATCGACGAGACCGATCTCGAGCACGATTGGTTACGGAACAACGAGAGCGGGATCCTCAACGAAGACGGCGAGTTCAACCTTTCTCCGAATCGAATTCCTGCTGGGCTTCCGATCGTTCCTTTGCCGGGTGGATGGGTCGCCACGACGAACGTCTGGGACGTCGAGGTCAAAGGTGAGTACGCTCGATTCGAACTCGCGTCGAACGCGGGCGATCCGTCGACGATTCAGGGTGAGAATTACGTCCGTGAGAATGGTGATGTTTTCCTCGAGGGTAACCATCTCGGTTCGACGAGACCCATCTCGTTCGAGTCTCGGACGATCGTGATCGTGGTCGTTCCACCGAAAGGGCTCGGCGTCGGTGATCGGACCGGTGATTGGGCAGAAGAGTCGGAGGGATGGCCCGAGGCAGGACCTGATATATAA
- a CDS encoding uracil-xanthine permease family protein, translating into MTDTNEPTDELRTDGGDVSREEASFVEYGIEDKPPLGESVFLGIQHYLTMIGATVAIPLILAGLMEMPAAETARLVGTFFVVSGVATLAQTTIGNRYPIVQGGTFALLAPAIAIILAHGGPWETTILELQGAIIAAALIQVVLGYSGLLGKLKYYLSPVVIAPVIVLIGLSLVDVGEVTQVGQNWWLLGLTLLLIILFSQYLDQYSRYAKLFPVLLGIATAWIVAGILTALGIYTQQSHVAEDGSSLGYIDTSLVAEAPLVQPIMPFQWGIPEFTLAFAIGIFAGVVASMVESIGDYYAVARISGLGGPSEKRINHGIGMEGLGNIFAGVMGTGNGSTSYGENIGAIGITGVASRYVVQIGAIVMLIVGFLGPFGALIVSIPSPIVGALYIAMFGQIAAVGLSNLKFVDLDASRNVFIIGIALFLGLALPNYFANFGSPGDFQAVAEGAAVIGPVLGQQVVSDTIFVIGSTTMAVGGLIAFILDNTVSGTREERGLAQWEELSEDESEFQTVFERMGSDEPTAVDRAD; encoded by the coding sequence ATGACTGATACAAACGAACCCACGGACGAGCTCAGGACGGACGGCGGTGACGTCTCCCGGGAGGAGGCGTCGTTCGTCGAGTACGGTATCGAAGACAAACCACCGCTCGGTGAGTCGGTGTTCCTCGGCATACAGCACTACCTCACGATGATCGGCGCGACAGTCGCGATCCCGCTGATTCTCGCCGGTCTCATGGAGATGCCCGCCGCGGAGACCGCACGACTCGTCGGGACGTTCTTCGTCGTGTCGGGTGTTGCAACCCTGGCACAGACGACGATCGGAAACCGCTATCCGATCGTCCAGGGCGGAACGTTCGCGCTGCTTGCACCGGCGATCGCGATCATCCTCGCACACGGCGGTCCCTGGGAGACGACGATCCTCGAGTTACAGGGAGCGATCATCGCGGCCGCACTGATCCAGGTCGTCCTCGGCTACTCCGGCCTGTTGGGCAAACTCAAATACTACCTCTCGCCGGTCGTGATCGCGCCGGTGATCGTCCTGATCGGTCTCTCGCTGGTCGACGTCGGTGAGGTCACGCAAGTCGGACAGAACTGGTGGCTGCTCGGGCTGACGTTGCTGTTGATCATCCTGTTCTCGCAGTACCTCGATCAGTACAGCCGGTATGCGAAGCTGTTCCCGGTTCTCCTCGGGATCGCAACCGCCTGGATCGTCGCCGGGATACTCACTGCGTTGGGAATCTACACGCAACAGTCACACGTCGCCGAGGACGGAAGCAGCCTCGGATATATCGACACCTCGCTGGTTGCCGAAGCACCGCTCGTACAACCGATCATGCCGTTCCAGTGGGGTATCCCCGAGTTCACGCTCGCGTTCGCGATCGGGATTTTCGCCGGCGTCGTCGCCTCGATGGTCGAAAGCATCGGTGACTACTACGCCGTTGCTCGCATCTCCGGGCTCGGCGGGCCGAGTGAGAAACGAATCAACCATGGAATCGGGATGGAAGGTCTCGGAAACATCTTCGCCGGCGTCATGGGAACCGGAAACGGCTCGACCTCCTACGGTGAAAACATCGGTGCGATCGGCATCACCGGCGTCGCGTCGCGATACGTCGTCCAGATCGGTGCCATCGTGATGCTCATCGTCGGGTTCCTCGGTCCGTTCGGCGCGCTCATCGTCTCGATCCCGAGTCCGATCGTCGGCGCGCTGTACATCGCCATGTTCGGCCAGATCGCCGCCGTCGGTCTGTCGAACCTGAAGTTCGTCGACCTCGACGCCTCGCGGAACGTCTTCATCATCGGTATCGCGCTGTTCCTCGGGCTCGCGTTGCCGAACTACTTCGCCAACTTCGGAAGTCCAGGGGACTTCCAGGCGGTGGCGGAAGGAGCAGCAGTTATCGGGCCCGTACTCGGCCAGCAGGTCGTCTCCGATACGATCTTCGTCATCGGCTCGACGACGATGGCCGTCGGTGGACTGATCGCGTTCATCCTCGACAACACCGTCAGCGGCACGCGCGAAGAACGCGGCCTCGCACAGTGGGAAGAACTCTCCGAGGACGAATCGGAGTTCCAGACTGTCTTCGAACGGATGGGATCCGACGAACCAACGGCGGTCGATCGGGCCGACTGA